GAGCAGCGCCGCTGGCAGTGGCCGTTGGTGGCGGCGGTGGCTGCGCTGGCCATCGCCGACATCGTGGTGCGGGCGCTGATGCTGGCCCCAGGGACGCCGGTCAGCTGAACATCGCGTTGATGAGCGGGCCGGCCGTCGCGGAACCCGACTGGCCGTCCTGCACGAAGGCCGCCACCGCGTACTTGTCGTTCCACGCGATCATCCAGGCGTGAGCGCTGTCGGAGGCGGCGTCACCGAATTCGGCGGTGCCCGTCTTGGCGCCGGTCATGACGCCCTTGACGACGCTGCCGGACCCCTCGTTGACCACGGCTTTCATCAGGGTCTGGAGTTGTGTGGCCTCGTCCTGGGTCAGGGGCGTGGCCGTCGACTTCGCCTCGTGTCCCTTCACCAGCCACGGAATCCGGGTCTCACCCGAGGCGACGCTGGCCGACACCGAGGCCATCCCCAGCGGCGACATCTCGATGCCGCCCTGCCCGATCATGCTGATGGCCAGGTCGAGCGGGGAATTCGCAGGCTCCACCTTCCCGAAGTTCGACGAGAACCCGGCGTCGTAGTCCGTGCCCACCCCGAGGCTGCCCGCGGCTTCCTTCAGTTTCTCCGGGGTGACCTTGTCGGTGTTGCTCCCGAAGGCGGTGTTGCAGGAGTTCGCCACTGCCTGCGTCAGCGTGATGCTGCCGGTCTTGTCCTCGGGATAGCCGTCGTAGTTCTTCAGGGTGTGGTCGCCGATCTGCATGGTGGCTGGGCACTGCACCGTCGAGTCGGGCCGCAGGCCGGAGCGCAGCAACGCCAGCGACGAGACCACCTTGAAGGTGGAACCGGGCGCGTACTTGCCGAAGGTGGCGTAGGGATACTCGCCGGCCGCCTTCGAGTTGGCTGCTGCCAGCACTCCCCCGTCCTTGACGTCCAGCACGACCAGGGAGGCGAGCCCGGAGTCGCCAACCTGCTGCGACAGCACCGACTCCGCCTTCTCCTGCATCGCGCGGTCCAGCGACAGCTGAATCGGGCTGCCGACGCTGGACTCCTGCGAGAACAGCGTCGTGGTCTCTGCCTCCGCTCCGGAGCGCGCCACGATGTCGACAGTCACCTTCGGCACCCCGCGCAGTTCCTTGTCGTAACGCTCCTGCAGGCCAGTGACCCCGACCATGTCCGAGGTCATCAGGGCGCCCTCCGACTTGTCCACCTGTTCCTTCGACGGGTTCCCGACCTTGCCGAGCAGGCCCGCGGCGAAGGTGTCCGATGGCGCGACCGACGAGCTGGACTCCTTGACGAAGGCTCCCGGGATGCTGGAGACAGTGGACGGGATCTGGTCCTGGGAGGAGATGGTCTTGGCGACCACGAACTGCTTGGCCCCGCCAGTCAGCACCTTCTGGGTGTAGGAGTTGACGTCGACTCCCAGCAGCTGCGCCAGCTGCGCGGCCGCGGCCTCCCAGGTGGACTCCTCAGACTTCGACTTGTCGATGCCGACCTGGTAGACGGTGCGCTCCTCCACGAGGGCCACGCCCTCGCGGTCGTTGATGGCGGCGCGTTTCGGCCAGGTGCGCTGATGCCTGAGCCGTGTCTTGTCGGTGAGTTTCTCGTGCACCACCGTGGGCGCCCAGGTGACCACCCAGTTGCCGTCCGCATTCTCCAGCTGAACGTTGGTGGTGTATTGCAGCCCGGCCTGCCCGACGGGGTAGTTGTAGTTCAGATGAGCGGAGGCGGTCTTCCCATCGGGCGCGTACTGCACCCCAGCGGACTCCACCGCCGGGACGATGTCGTCCATGCCCGCGAAGATGGTCTTCAGCTCCGTGGTGGCGTCGGCGGGCGGCGTGGACAGCGACGTGCCAGTCAGGTCCAGCTTCTGCAGCCCCGCGACCAGGCCGGCGACCACGTCATCCGCGGAGGACACCCCGTTCGGTGGGTCGTTGGGGGCCCAGGCACCGGGCTCCGGATTGCCGGGAGAGCACCCTCCCAGCAGCAACGCCGAGGCCATGACGGCGGCCAGCACAGCCCGGAGCCTCCCGGCCCAGAAGGTCTTGGTACTCACGTCGGATCCCTTCCTC
The sequence above is drawn from the Arachnia rubra genome and encodes:
- a CDS encoding penicillin-binding transpeptidase domain-containing protein — protein: MSTKTFWAGRLRAVLAAVMASALLLGGCSPGNPEPGAWAPNDPPNGVSSADDVVAGLVAGLQKLDLTGTSLSTPPADATTELKTIFAGMDDIVPAVESAGVQYAPDGKTASAHLNYNYPVGQAGLQYTTNVQLENADGNWVVTWAPTVVHEKLTDKTRLRHQRTWPKRAAINDREGVALVEERTVYQVGIDKSKSEESTWEAAAAQLAQLLGVDVNSYTQKVLTGGAKQFVVAKTISSQDQIPSTVSSIPGAFVKESSSSVAPSDTFAAGLLGKVGNPSKEQVDKSEGALMTSDMVGVTGLQERYDKELRGVPKVTVDIVARSGAEAETTTLFSQESSVGSPIQLSLDRAMQEKAESVLSQQVGDSGLASLVVLDVKDGGVLAAANSKAAGEYPYATFGKYAPGSTFKVVSSLALLRSGLRPDSTVQCPATMQIGDHTLKNYDGYPEDKTGSITLTQAVANSCNTAFGSNTDKVTPEKLKEAAGSLGVGTDYDAGFSSNFGKVEPANSPLDLAISMIGQGGIEMSPLGMASVSASVASGETRIPWLVKGHEAKSTATPLTQDEATQLQTLMKAVVNEGSGSVVKGVMTGAKTGTAEFGDAASDSAHAWMIAWNDKYAVAAFVQDGQSGSATAGPLINAMFS